GAAACTCACCTTTTTCAACCATTGATTCTAATGATCGGTTCGTCGCGGCAATAATCCGAACATCTATATTAATGGTATTTTTAGAGCCCACTCGCTCAATTTCACCATTTTGTAGCACTCGCAGTAACCGTACCTGTGCTGCTTTAGACAGTTCACCGACTTCATCCAAAAAGATAGTACCGTTATGGGCTCGTTCAAATCGCCCGATTTTTCTTTCTGTTGCTCCGGTGAATGACCCCTTTTCATGACCAAAAAGTTCACTATCTAAAAGTGATTCAGGGATAGCGCCACAGTTGACTCTTATATAGGCTTGTTCAGCTCTCGTAGAGTTTAGCTGAATGGCTTTCGCTACAACATCTTTACCAACACCGGTTTCGCCATTAATCAATACCGGTGCATTGGTTGATGATACAGCCTCAATCTTTTGCACCACACCTTTAAGGCCACTCTGACTGCCAATAATGAGGTTTTGTGCATCTTGTTCCACCAATCTCTTTAGTCTTTCATGTTCATCCAACAATTTGGAGTGCATCTCCTTTACTGACAGATGCTGCAAACTATTAGAAACGGCAATACCAAAAGGTGAATCTAGGGTAGAAAATAACGTGGCATGTTCCTGAGTAAATCTATTTGAACCGGTTGCAAGCAAAACAATATCACAAATTCGTTTTTCTCCAATCATTACCCGTGAAACCAAATGTGAGTAGCTTTGGTAACCATAGATCCCACTAAGGTGCTCCTGTACTAACTCACTGATTGGGTCGTCTAAATAATTATTAACAATCTTAATATCAT
The DNA window shown above is from Vibrio algarum and carries:
- a CDS encoding sigma-54 interaction domain-containing protein; the encoded protein is MDKNIFYRQAIEALTGSLNIEDGLKNCIQFLQNVLPANVLSVHLWDENLCSLRILATANKNKGHLCNILIPVAEAERHIPRWETNYDIKIVNNYLDDPISELVQEHLSGIYGYQSYSHLVSRVMIGEKRICDIVLLATGSNRFTQEHATLFSTLDSPFGIAVSNSLQHLSVKEMHSKLLDEHERLKRLVEQDAQNLIIGSQSGLKGVVQKIEAVSSTNAPVLINGETGVGKDVVAKAIQLNSTRAEQAYIRVNCGAIPESLLDSELFGHEKGSFTGATERKIGRFERAHNGTIFLDEVGELSKAAQVRLLRVLQNGEIERVGSKNTINIDVRIIAATNRSLESMVEKGEFRADLYYRLCLFPIFVPPLRNRLEDIPLFVDHFIKICAEKFNIRLPEIAHGEIANLQSHYWPGNVRELVNVIERSVISCRNQEVVFSIFSDEKQQTSRQNESVSSEQEILTLAELNKRHIESVLKSTNGKIQGRDGAADILDINPHTLRSRMTKLGVSVS